Below is a window of Nocardia asteroides DNA.
TGCGCTCCTGGGCCGACTACGCCGGTGCCCGTAGGCTCGGGCGCGTGCCTTCGCTACCGCAGATGCCGTCGTTTCGCGGGCCGAGCAGACCGGCACCGCCACGGCCGCGGGTCCCGGTGCCCACCGCGCGCGCCATCGTCGACTGCGGTGTCTATGTCGACGGCAAGCGGCTGCCCGGCCATTTCACGCCGGAGCGGGCGCTGGCCGCCGCGACCGCGACCGAGGCCGGGTTCGTCTGGGTGGGGCTGCACGATCCGGACGAGGGGCAGATGACCGACATCGCCCAGATCTTCGGCCTGCACGCGCTGGCGGTGGAGGACGCGGTGCAGGGCAGGCAGCGCCCGAAGCTGGAACGCTACGACCACACGCTGTTCCTGGTGATGCGCACCGTCAGCTACATCGAGCACGACATCCACGCCATCAGCGAGATCGTCGAGACCGGCGACATCATGGTCTTCACCGGCCCGCACTTCGCCATCACCGTGCGCCACGGCGAGCACACCGGACTGGCCGGCGTGCGCCACGAGCTGGAACGCCGGCCCGATCAGCTGCGCCTCGGCCCGATCGCGGTGCTGCACGCGGTGGCCGACCACGTGGTCGACTCCTATGTCGACGTGGCCGAATCGGTGGAATCCGATATCGACGAGATGGAGGAAGCGGTGTTCACGCCCGCCTCCAAGATCGGCATCGGTTCGATCTACCAGCTGAAGCGGGAGGTGGTCGAGCTGCGCAGGGCCGTCTCGCCGCTGGGCCCGCCGTTGCAGCTGCTGGTGCACAACCAGGATCTGCCGGTGCCCAAGGAGATCCGCCGCTATCTGCGCGACGTCGCCGACCACCACACCAGCGTCACCGAGCACATCGCCTATTTCGACGAATCGCTGAGCGGCCTGGTCAACGCGGCGCTGGCCAAGATCAGCGTCCAGCAGAACACCGACATGCGCAAGATCGCCGCCTACGCCGCCATGGCCGCCGTGCCGACCATGATCGCCGGCATCTACGGCATGAACTTCGACTCCATGTGGGAGCTGCGCCAGCCATGGGGTTATCCGGTGGTGGTGCTGATCATGGTCGCCCTGTGCGGTGTGCTGCTGGTGGTGTTCCGGCGCAGCAAGTGGATCTAGAGGTTCACCGCGCCACGGCCCGGGTCGCGCACGTCGATCCCGGCCTCGGCCCACGCGTCACGCAGGGCCTGCGCGCCGCGTACCCGTACCCACGCGGCCTCGGTGGCGGTGATCGGGGTGACGGTGAGATACCGCACCGGTTCGGCCGGTTCGGGCAGCGAGACCTCGGTGATGTCGCTCTCGCCGAGCAGCACCGCCGTGAAGGGCGCGTTGTGCCACAACGGTTCTCCCAGGTCGAGCAGCGCGTCCGCTTGCAGCACAACGCCTTCCACCGACGGCGTCGCGACGAGCACGCCCAGCGACCTGACCACACCGGCCTGCGGACCGGCGCTCGCCAGCAGCGTCAGCACCAGTTCGGCGCGCGGGCCGCGCACCGGGTCGGCCAGCAGATCGGCCGGATCTCCCATCGGATGGCGTGACCCGCCCAGCGTCGCGTAGTGCACCGCGCCGTCACCGGGGATGCGCAGGATCTCGATCGGCTCCAGCCCGAGGAAGGTCACCGAGGCCGAGTCGACCCCGGCGCGCTCGACGCCGTAGTGGTCCAGCACCGCGGTGCGGACCGTGTCCACCACATCCATGACGTCACAGGGCCAATCGGGCCAGCATGTCGCGGGCGCGCTCGGCGGTCTTGGGGTCGCACAGCACGTCGTAGCGGCCGGCCACCAGCTGCATGGTGGAGGCGAAGTCGCGCTGGCCCTTGGTGGCCGCGTACGGGATCGAGGTGGTGATCACGCCGAACACGATGCCACCGAGCAGACCGACCACCAGCGGGCCCAACGCTCCGCCGGTGGTGGTGAACAGGCTCAGCAGCAGACCGAGGAACAGGCCGAGCCAGGCGCCCGAGACCACGCCGCCGCCGATGACCTTGCCCCAGGTCAGGCGGTACAGCACCCGCTCGACCTGCATGAGATCGACGCCGACGATGGTCACGTCCTGCACCGGGAACTGCCCGTCGGCCAGGTAGTCGACCGCGCGCTGCGCCTCGGCGTAGGTCGGATACGAGCCGACCGGCCAGCCCGACGGCGGCGTCGGCAACGCCTGCCGCCCGCGATTCGGGTTGCCCAAGGGATTCGTCATAGTCCCATTCTGCTAGTTCTGGTCCGGCTGGGGCGGAGTGAAACGCGTTGTGCGCGTCATTCCCGCAGCTCGGCCCTTCTCCGCTATGACCTGCGCCATCTTCGCGCTGGCCTCATCGATCATCTCATCGCCCAGCATCACCGCGCCACGAGCGCCGCCGGCGGCGGAGGTGTGGAAGGCGTAGGCCTCCAGGATCAGTTCCGCGCGGTCGTAGTCGGCCTGGCGCGGGCTGAAGATCTCGTTGCAGGCGTCGACCTGATCGGGGTGCAGCACCCACTTGCCGTCGAAACCCAGTGCGGCGGTGCGCCCGGCCGCCCGCCGGAAGCCGTCGACATCGCGGACCTGCAGGTAGGGACCGTCGATCGCCTGCAGCCCGTGCGCGCGGGCGGCGAGCAGGATGGTCATCAGGATGTGGTGGTAGGCGTCGCCGACGTCGTAGCCCTCCGGCTGTTCGCCGACCACCAGCGTGCGCATGTTGATACTGGCCATGAAATCGGCCGGACCGAACACCAGCGCCTGCACCCGGGGGCTGGCGGTGGCGATCGCGTCGATGTTGCGCAGGCCGATGGCGTTCTCCAGCTGCGGCTCGATCCCGATCCGCCCGAGCTCGAGCCCGCAGGCCTTCTCCAGCTGGGTCAGCAGCAGATCCAGCGCCCGCACCTGCCCGGCGTCGGTGACCTTGGGCAGCAGGATCGCGTCGATCGCCGCGCCCGCGCCCTCCACGACGGTGATCACGTCGGCGTAGGTCCACTCGGTGGACCAGTCGTTGACCCGGACCACCCGCAGCTGCGCGCCCCAGCCCGGCTCGTTCAGCGCGGCCACGATATTGGCGCGCGCGGCCGTCTTGGCGCCCGCCGCCACGGCGTCCTCGAGATCGAGGAAGACCTCGTCCACCGGCAGGCCCTTGGCCTTGGCGATCATCTTCGGGTTGCTGCCGGGTACGGCCAGCACTGAGCGGCGGGGCTTCATGGGCCCTCCTCCTTTGTTCGTCACACCGGCCGTGGCGGGTGCTGCCCGGCCGTTGCGGACCGCCTAGCCTGAGGGTCATGGCAACCACCAGGGTGTACGTCGCCCGGCTCGCCGGCCTGACGGTGCTGGGTCCGGACGGGGAGTCTATCGGCCGGGTCCGCGACGTCGTCGTGGCCGTCCGGCACGGGCGCCAGCAACCACGGGTGCACGGCCTGGTCGTCGAATTGGTCACCCGGCGGCGGATTTTCGTGCCGATGCTGCGCGTCACCGCGATCGAGCCGGGCATCGTCACCCTCAACACCGGCACCGTGAGCCTGCGCCGGTTCGCCCAGCGCCCCGGCGAGATGCTGGCGCTGGCCCAGATCGTGGATTCGCAGGTGCGGGTGAACGATCCCGGCCTGCCGGACCTGGCCGGGGTCGACGTGTTCGTCTCCGATCTCGGCATCGAGCAGACCAGGACCAGGGACTGGGTGATCGGCCGGGTCGCGGTGCGCGGGCACCGCCGGATCGGGCGCAGGCGCACCGTGCACGTGGTGGACTGGTCCCAGGTCGACGGCCTCACCCCCGCCGATGTGGGCCGCCCGGGCCAGGACGTCACCACCCTGCTCGAGCAATTCGAGGGCCTGCGCGCCGCCGACGTGGCCCACCGGTTGCGCGAGCTGCCGGAGAAGCGCCGCGTCGAGGTGGCGATCGCGCTCGACGACGAACGCCTCGCCGACGTCGTCCAGGAGCTGCCCGACGACGACCAGGTGGACCTGCTCGGCCATCTCGAGGTGCGCCGCGCCGCCGACGTGCTCGAGGCGATGGACCCCGACGACGCCGCCGACCTGCTCGGCGAGCTCCCGGAGAGCGAAGCCGAATCGCTGCTGGCCCTGATGGACCCGGAGGAATCCGAGCCGGTCCGCAGGCTGCTCGCGCATTCGCCCGACACCGCGGGCGGTCTGATGACGCCCAAGCCGATCGTGCTCAGCCCGTCGACCACCGTCGCCGAGGCGCTGGCCCGGGTCCGCGATCCCGATCTCACCCCGGCGCTGGCCTCGATGGTGTTCGTCGTCCGGCCGCCCACCGCCACCCCGACCGGGCGCTACCTCGGGTGCGTGCACATCCAGGTGCTGCTGCGCGAACCACCGGCGCATCTGGTCGGCGGCATCGTCGACACGGACCTGACGCCGCTGGCGCCTGACCTGCCGCTCTCGGCGGTGACCAGGTACTTCGCCACCTACAACCTGGTCTGCGGGCCGGTGGTCGACGCCGAGAATCACCTGCTCGGCGCGGTGACCGTCGACGACGTGCTCGACCACCTGCTGCCGGAGGACTGGCGTGAAGAAGAGGAACAGCAGTTCGCCCACACCGAGCTGGGCCCGGACGGGAGCCGGCTATGAGTGAGAAGAACCCGGCCAGGCAGCGGCTGGAAACCCCGGTCAGCTCGCGGTTCAGCTTCGACTGGGATTCGGAGGCCTTCGCGCGCAGCAGCGAGCGGGTCGCGCGGTTCCTCGGCACCGGGCGCTACCTGGCGATGCAGACGGTGATCGTCATCGTCTGGATCGTGCTCAACGTGTTCGTGGTCGCGCTGCGCTGGGACCCGTACCCGTTCATCCTGCTCAATCTGGCCTTCTCCACCCAGGCCGCCTACGCCGCGCCGCTGATCCTGCTGGCGCAGAACCGCCAGGACAACCGCGACAAGGTCTCGCTGGAGGAGGACCGCAGCCGGGCCGCGCAGACCAAGGCCGACACCGAGTTCCTCGCCCGCGAGCTGGCCTCGCTGCGCCTGGCCGTCGGCGATGTCGCCACCCGCGACTACCTGCGCCGGGAGCTGGAGGAGATCAAGGAGGTGCTCGACCGGATCGACGCGGTCACCGCACCCGACGGCGCGCCGAAGCCGGAGAAGAAGCGAAAAGCCGCACGCAAGAAAACCTCCGGTCAAACGCCCACTCCTGCCCCGGTTTCGCCAGGTGCTCCAGACGAGTAACCGGAAATGCTCTACAACTTCCTGACCGGTAGGTAACCTGGATCACGTTGTTCCGGGCGGCCCGGAGGGGGACTCTGCGGTGCCGCTGCTTCGACGAAAAGGGTTGGTGTGGCCGTGCGAATCTCTGCTCCGATAACGATGTCGGCCCTTGTCGTCGCTGGACTCGTCGCTTCCGGTTCGGCCGTGCAGACCGCGACGCCCAGCACCGCGCCCACCGCGCCGGAGGCCCTGCTCGCCGCGACCGCGAGCACCGCCGAGGACACTCCCGAAACCGATCCCTCCGAGATCGTGGGCCTGCTGCCGGTGAGCCAGGAGGCGCCGCGCAAGCTGCGCGCGCTGTCGCCGTCGGCCAACAGCCTGGCCCCCTTCGCGGGAACCGTGCCGCTGCAGAGCATTTCGCTGCCCACCGGCAGTGGCGCGCTTGGCATCCCGGAGATCGTGCTCGCCGCCTACCGCAATGCCGAGCTGGCGCTGGAGAGCGCTCAGCCCGGTTGCGGGCTCACCTGGAACCTGCTGGCCGGCATCGGCCGTATCGAGTCCGGGCACGCCAGCAACGGCCGCACCGACGCGGCGGGCACCTCCACCACCCCGATCTTCGGCCCCGCGCTCGACGGCACCCTGCCCGGCAACGAGGTGATCAAGGAAGCCGACGGCGGCTTCGTGCGGGCCGTGGGCCCCATGCAGTTCCTGCCCAGCACCTGGGCGCTCTACGCCGCCGACGGCAACGGCGACGGCGCCACCGATCCGCACAACGTCTTCGACGCGGCCCTGGGCGCGGGCAAGTACCTGTGCTCGGGCGGGCTCAACCTGCGCGAGGCGTCCCAGGAGCTGCGCGCGGTGCTGCGCTACAACAACTCGATGTCGTACGCGGCCAACGTGCTGAGCTGGTCGGCGGCCTACCGGACCGGCGGCGCGCCGAGCCAGGTGACCATCTCCCCCGACATCGTGCCGCCGGGCAGCGCCCCGCTGGTCTCCCCGAACGTGCTGGCCGCCACCACCGACGCACCGGTCACCGCGGCGCCGCCGGGAACCACCAACCAGCTGCCGCCCAACACGCCGAAGGTGACCACGCCGACGCAGGTGATGATCACCCTGCCCGGCCTGCCGCCCATCCCCTGCGGCATCTTCTGCCCCGCCCCGGTCGCGCCCGCGCCGGAGGTGTGCGTCAGCGAGCCGGTGCCCGCCCAGATGCCGAATCCGATCGAGCCGGAGCAGCGCCAGGTCGAGCAGACCTTCGGCGCCGCGGCGCCGAAGGATCCGACGAAGCCCGAGCCCGAGCAGCAGGCGACGGCGCCGGTGTGCACCCCGGCCACCACCGAGCAGGCACCCCCGCCTGCCGAGGCGCCCGCGACCGAGGACCCGACGAAGACCCCGGAGCCTGGCGTCGCGCCGGCCGAGGAACCGGCGTCCGCCGAGCCCGCGCCGGTGGCGCCCACGCCGCAGCCGGGGATCACGTTGCCGTTCAACATCGTCATCCCGCTGCCGCCCGGCCCGCCGGCTCCCTAGAAATCAAACCGAAACACAGATCACGGAGGGGTAACAAAAAGGTCTCGGGTGCGGTAATCTCTTCTCATCCAACACGGTTGAGGAGGGCACCACACAGTGGGTCGTCATCGGAAACAGCCTGCTACGACGGTTCGACGTAGCTCGCTCATCGCACTGACCGGATTGGTCCCCGCCGGGCTCGTGGCCGTTACCGCCGCCGCCACCGACGCGACCACCGCGAGTACCGCCGCCGTCGAACACGACCTGCTGCCGGGCGCCGACGCGGAAGCGGCGCCCGAACTGGTCGCCGCGCCCCAGGCCGACCTGGCCGAGGTCGCGCACGCGGAGGCCCGCCAGTCCGCCTCGGCCGCGCCCGTCGTGAAAACCGTTGCGCTGCCGGACAACCGGGCGTCGTCCGATCTGCCCGCGGGCCCGCTGGGCATCCCCGGCATCGCGGTCGCCGCGTACCAGAGCGCCGAAGAGCAACTGGCCGTGGAGAATCCGACCTGCGGCATGTCCTGGAACCTGCTCGCCGGCATCGGCCGGGTCGAGTCGACCCATGCCTACGGCAAGGCCGACGCCGACGGCAACCCGATCAAGGCCGTCTACGGCCCGGTCCTCGACGGCAGCCTGTACGGCAACAATGTCATCCACGACAGCGACGGCGGCGAGCTCGACGGCCTCGGCGGCTACGACCGCGCCATCGGCCCCATGCAGTTCCTGCCCGAGACCTGGCACCGCTACGCCGCCGACGGCAATGGCGACGGCGTCGCCGACCCGCAGAACCTCTTCGACGCCGCCCTCACCGCGGGCCGCTACCTCTGCGACGGCGGCCTCAACATGCGCGACCTGTCCCAGCAGTCCAAGGCCATCCTCCGCTACAACAACTCGATGGCCTACGTCGCCAACGTCATGGCCTGGTCCACCTCCTACTCCAGCGGCATGGCCCCCAAGCCCTCCGACCTCCCCCGAATCTGAGATCCCACCCCACCGACCAGCCCTCGTTTGCCGCTGAACGTGCGCTGACGGTGCTGCTGGCGACCTTGTCGACGCTTGCCGTTCTCGTAGCGGTGGTTCTGTTGGAGCTGAGTCCGCTTTATGTGCCATTGGGCTTCGCGGTGGTGCCCGGGTGCTTTCCGATCGCGACGTTCGTGGCCTTGTTGACCTGGAGCCGAGCGGGGTTCTTCGCGGACGTGTGGATGAATCAGGACGCGGATCAGTTGATCGTGTCCGCGCATCCGGAATTCGTGGCCGCGGTGGCGCAATCCAGGGCCGGGCGGCGGTGAACACGGTGTCGGACCTGCCCAGGGCGTTGCGCTCGCGCGTCGGTATCCGGGCTTCGTGGCGGGTTCGGCACCCGGGTGTCTACGGTGACGACCGGATCAGCCCCAGGACCTTCCCCGAATCCGGGGCAGCATAAAATCGGGCGTATGCCAGTGATTACGGAAGCGGATGTGCGGGCGGCGCTCGCGAAGGTCGACGACCCGGAGATCCGCAAGCCGATCACCGAGTTGGGCATGGTCAAGAGCATCGCCATCGCCGACAGCGGTGACGTGCACGTGGAGATCTTCCTGACGACGTCGGGATGCCCGCTGCGGACCGAGATCGTCCAGCGGGTGACCAAGGCCGTCGCCGATGTGCCCGGTGCGGGCGCGGTGACCGTCGACCTCGATGTGATGAGCGACGAGCAGCGCACCGAACTGCGCAAGTCGCTGCGCGGCGACTCGGCCGAGCCGGTTATCCCGTTCGCCCAGCCCGGTTCGCTCACCCGCGTCTACGCGGTGGCCTCCGGTAAGGGCGGTGTGGGCAAGTCCAGCGTCACCGCCAACCTGGCCGTCGCGCTGGCCGAGCGCGGCCTGTCGGTCGGCGTGCTCGACGCCGACATCTACGGCCACTCCATCCCGCGCATGCTCGGCACCGACGCCCGCCCCACCCAGGTGGAGCGGATGATCATGCCGCCGATCGCGCACGACGTGAAGATGATCTCGATCGCGCAGTTCACCCAGGGCAACACGCCCGTGGTGTGGCGCGGTCCGATGCTGCACCGCGCGCTGCAGCAGTTCCTCGCCGACGTCTTCTGGGGCGACCTGGACGTGCTGCTGCTTGACCTGCCGCCCGGCACCGGTGACGTCGCGATCTCCATCGCCCAGCTGATCCCCAGCGCCGAGATCCTGGTCGTCACCACCCCGCAGATCGCGGCCGCCGAGGTCGCCGAGCGCGCGGGCGCGATCGCCCTGCAGACCAGGCAGCGGATCGCCGGCGTGGTGGAGAACATGTCCTGGCTGGACCTGCCCGACGGCTCCCGGATGGAGCTGTACGGCTCCGGCGGCGGCCAGGTCGTGGCCGAGCGCCTCACCCGAGCCGTCGGCTCCACGGTGCCGCTGCTCGGCCAGATCCCGATCGAGCAGGCGCTGCGCGAGGGCGGTGACGCGGGCACCCCGATCGTGATCGGCGATCCGGACAACCCGGCCGCCAAGGCGCTGCGTGAGGTCGCCGACAAGCTCGCCGTCCGCCGCCGCGGGCTCGCGGGCATGTCGCTCGGTATCGATACCACCCGCCACCTGTAGGCCATGGGTAATTCGACGGGGACGGGCGAAGGTAGCCGACTGGAGAACCGTCGGCCGCCGACGCCGGGTGCCCACGCACATCAATCCGGCCGGAAGTTCGCGGGGAGGCGGAAATGACGTTGCTGCTGTACGTGCTCATCGTCGGGCTGGTGGCGGCGATGCTGTTCCTGCTGGCCAGCGCGGTGTTCGGCCGGTCCGAGGAGCTCGGTCCGCTGCCCGAGGGCACGACGGCCACGGTGCTGCCCGCGCAGGGCGTCACCGGCGCCGATGTGCGCGCGCTGCGGTTCCAGCAGGTGGTGCGCGGTTACAAGGCCGGTGAGGTCGACTGGGCGCTGAGCAGGCTGGCCGAGCGGATCGACGAGCTCGAGCTGGAGCTGGCGCACGCCCGGCAGTGGCAGGCCCACGTGAGCTCCGGGCAGGACCGCCCGTGACCGACCTCGTCGACGACGGGCTGGTGCGCTGCCCGTGGTCGACCGGTTCCGCGCTGTACCGGGATTACCACGACACCGAGTGGGGCAAGCCCCTGCACGGCGACGACGCGCTGTTCGAACGGCTGTGTCTCGAGGCGTTCCAGTCCGGGCTGGCCTGGATCACCGTCCTGCGCAAGCGACCGGCCTTCCGGGCCGCGTTCGCGGGGTTCGAGATCGCCAGGGTGGCCGAGTTCGGCGACGACGACCGGACCCGGCTGCTCGCCGATGCCGGGATCGTCCGCAATCGCGCCAAGATCGACGCGGTGATCGCCAACGCGCGGGTTGCTCGGGACCTGCCGGTCAGCCTCGACGAGCTGCTGTGGTCCTTCGCTCCCGAGCCGCGCCCCCGGCCGGCGGCCATCGCCGATGTGCCCGCGACCACACCTGAATCCATTGCTCTGGCAAAGGAATTGAAGCGCCGGGGCTTCGCTTTCGTCGGCCCGACGACGGCCTACGCGCTGATGCAGGCGACCGGAATGGTGGACGACCACCTGGCGGTTTGCTGGGTCGACCCGGCCCCGAAAGGAACCGACTCGCCAGTCACATTTCGTACTCAGGTGTCCGCCCGAGACGGCAATAGGGAAGAATAGGACCGGTGTGGCCCGCCGAACACCCGGCGAGCCCGAGAACATATGCGCACTCGACCGCGCAGATCTGGAGGGAGCAGAGGATGGCGGCCATGAAGCCCCGTACCGGGGACGGTCCCCTCGAGGCAACCAAGGAAGGTCGTGGAATCGTCATGCGGGTTCCACTCGAGGGTGGCGGGCGTCTGGTCGTCGAACTCACACCGGACGAGGCTGCGGCGCTCGGTGACGAACTGAAGAGCGTCACCAGCTGACCGCACTCACCGCGGTCTCCGCGCTCCTGGCCTGCCCGGAGTGCGGCGACGAACTGCACCCGCGCGATCGTGCGCTGCGTTGCACCACCGGGCACAGCTTCGACATCGCCCGCCAGGGCTATGTCGGGCTGCTGACCGGCGCATCGACCAAGATGACCGGCGACACCGCCGACATGCTCGACGCCCGCGCCGCGTTCCAGGGCGCCGGGCATTTCGCGCCCATCGCCGCTGCCGCGGCCCAGGCGTTCGGCACGACGACCGCGGACGACCCTCGGGCGATCCTCGAGGTCGGCGCAGGCACCGGCTACTACCTCGCCGAGGTGCTCTCGGCGGTTCCGGGCACCGACGGCATCGCACTCGACGTCGCCAAGCCCGCCGCCCGCCGGGCCGCCCGCGCCCATCCCCGCATGGCCTCGATCCTGGCCGATGCCTGGCGCGGCCTGCCGATCCGGGACAACGTACTCACCGGCGTCCTGTCGGTCTTCGCCCCGCGCAACCCCGCCGAGGTCGCCCGGGTCCTCGCACCCGGTGGCCGGTTCGTGGTGGTCACGCCGACCGCCGAGCATCTGCGTGAACTGGTCGGCCCGCTCGGGATGGTCCGGGTGGACCCGGACAAGGAACGCCGCCTGGCCGAGGCCATGGCAGGCACCTTCGAACGTGTCGACCACCGCCGGGTCACGTTCCCGATGAAGCTGTCCCACCGCGATGTCACCCACGTGATCGGGATGGGCCCGTCCGCCTTCCACGGCGCCCCCGCCGACGACCCGCGGATCGCCGCGCTGCCCGATCTCACCGAGGTGACCGCCGCGGTGGCGGTGTCGACTTACCTCCCCGTGGCCTGATCGGCCATTCCCGAACGCTCCCCGGGCTAGCGGAGCACGCTGCGGTACACCTCGAGGGTGTTCTCGGCGATGCGCGCCCAGTCGAACCGCGCGATGGCCCGCGCGCGACCGGCGGCGCCGAAGTCGGTCGCGACGGCCGCATCGCCCGCCACCTCGTTGACGGCGGCGGCGAGACCCCGCTCGTAGGCGGTGGTGTCGCCCGCGTCGTAGTGCACGAGCCGGCCGGTGACGCCGTCATCGACGACCTCGGGAATCCCGCCCACGTCGGAGGCGACCACGGCGGTCGCGCAGGCCATGGCCTCCAGGTTCACGATGCCGAGCGGCTCGTAGACCGAGGGACAGACGAAGACCGCCGAGGCGGTGAGGATCTGGCGCACCTGTTCGGTGGGCAGCATCTCCTTCACCCAGAACACGTTGCCGCGCCGGCGTTGCAGACCGTCGACCGCGTCGGCCACCTCGAGTTCGAGCTCGCGGGTGTCGGCCGCGCCCGCGCACAGCACCAGCTGGATGCCGGGGTCGAAGTGCGCGGCGGCGGTGAGCAGATGACCCACGCCCTTCTGCCGGGTGATCCGGCCGACGAACGACACGATCGGCCGGTCGGTGCGCACGCCGAGACGTTCCAGCACCGGCGCCTCGTCGCCGGCCGGCGGGCCGGGATGCCACACCGTCGCGTCGATGCCGTTGTGCACCACGTGAACCCGGTCGGGGTCGATCGCCGGATAGGCGTCGAGCACGTCGTGGCGCATGCCCTCGCTCACCGCGATCACGGCGTCGGCGTACTCCATCGCGTTGCGCTCCGACCAGGAGGAGAGCCGGTAACCGCCGCCGAGCTGCTCGGCCTTCCACGGCCTGCGCGGTTCCAGCGAATGCGCGGTGAGCACATGCGGAATGCCGTACAGCGCGCCGGCCAGATGCCCGGCCAGGCCCGCGTACCAGGTGTGCGAGTGGACCACGTCGACCGCGCCCACCGCGTCGGCCATGCGCAGCTGCGCCGACATCATCTGCAGCGCGGCGTTGGCGGCGTACAGCTCGGGATCGGGACGATGCACGACCGCGCCGTGGCGCGGCGCGCCCATGCAGTGGACCGTCACCTCGCTCAATTTCCGCAGCCGCGCGGTGAGTTCGGTGACGTGCACGCCCGCGCCGCCGTACACCTCGGGCGGATACTCCCGGGTCAGCATCGCGACCCGCAGCGTTTCCGCCGCCGTCTGCTCGCCGTGGGTGCCAGAACTCACTGGTCCAAATTAGACCCTCGGGTCGACATGAGCCACCGTGGTGCCGCCCAGCCTGTACGTTGACAGGGTGAGGAGCCAGCCGCACGTACTCGGGATCGTGCTCGCCGGTGGCGAGGGCAAACGCCTGTTTCCGCTCACCGCGGACCGCGCCAAGCCCGCGGTTCCGTTCGGCGGAGCGTATCGGCTCATCGACTTCGTGCTCAGCAATCTGGTGAACGCGGGCTATCTACGCCTGTGCGTGCTCACCCAGTACAAGTCGCACTCGCTGGACCGCCACATCTCGCAGACCTGGCGGCTGTCCGGTTTCACCGGTGAGTACATCACCCCGGTGCCCGCGCAGCAGCGGCTCGGGCCGCGCTGGTACACCGGCAGCGCCGACGCGATCATGCAGTCGCTCAACCTGATCTATGACGAGGACCCCGACTACATCGTGGTCTTCGGCGCCGACCACGTGTACCGGATGGACCCGGAACAGATGGTCGCCAGCCACATCGCGTCCGGCGCCGGCGTGACCGTGGCGGGCATCCGCGTTCCCCGCAGCGAGGCGAGCGCGTTCGGCTGTATCGACTCCGACGAGTCCGGCCGGATCACCCAGTTCCTGGAGAAGCCCGCGCACCCACCCGGCACGCCCGACGATCCGAACATGACCTTCGCCTCGATGGGCAACTACGTCTTCACCACCCGGGTGCTGGTCGACGCCATCCGCGCCGACGCCGAGAACTCCGACTCCGACCACGACATGGGCGGCGACATCATCCCAGCGCTGGTCGCGGCCGGCAAGGCCGCCGTCTACGACTTCGCCGACAACGAGGTGCCCGGCGCCACCGAACGCGACCGCGGCTACTGGCGCGACGTCGGGACCATCGACGCCTTCTACGACGCGCACATGGACCTGGTCTCGGTGCACCCGGTGTTCAACCTCTACAACAAGCACTGGCCGATCCGCGGTGCCGCCGAGAACCTGCCACCCGCCAAGTTCGCGCGCGGCGGGCTGGCCCAGGAGTCGATCGTGGGCGCCGGGTCGATCCTGTCGGCGGCCACCGTTCGCAACTCGGTGCTCAGTTCCAATGTGCTGATCGACGACGGCGCCACCGTGGAGGGCAGTGTGCTCAT
It encodes the following:
- the glgA gene encoding glycogen synthase; this translates as MRVAMLTREYPPEVYGGAGVHVTELTARLRKLSEVTVHCMGAPRHGAVVHRPDPELYAANAALQMMSAQLRMADAVGAVDVVHSHTWYAGLAGHLAGALYGIPHVLTAHSLEPRRPWKAEQLGGGYRLSSWSERNAMEYADAVIAVSEGMRHDVLDAYPAIDPDRVHVVHNGIDATVWHPGPPAGDEAPVLERLGVRTDRPIVSFVGRITRQKGVGHLLTAAAHFDPGIQLVLCAGAADTRELELEVADAVDGLQRRRGNVFWVKEMLPTEQVRQILTASAVFVCPSVYEPLGIVNLEAMACATAVVASDVGGIPEVVDDGVTGRLVHYDAGDTTAYERGLAAAVNEVAGDAAVATDFGAAGRARAIARFDWARIAENTLEVYRSVLR
- the glgC gene encoding glucose-1-phosphate adenylyltransferase — protein: MRSQPHVLGIVLAGGEGKRLFPLTADRAKPAVPFGGAYRLIDFVLSNLVNAGYLRLCVLTQYKSHSLDRHISQTWRLSGFTGEYITPVPAQQRLGPRWYTGSADAIMQSLNLIYDEDPDYIVVFGADHVYRMDPEQMVASHIASGAGVTVAGIRVPRSEASAFGCIDSDESGRITQFLEKPAHPPGTPDDPNMTFASMGNYVFTTRVLVDAIRADAENSDSDHDMGGDIIPALVAAGKAAVYDFADNEVPGATERDRGYWRDVGTIDAFYDAHMDLVSVHPVFNLYNKHWPIRGAAENLPPAKFARGGLAQESIVGAGSILSAATVRNSVLSSNVLIDDGATVEGSVLMPGVRIGKGAVVRHAILDKNVVVGEGEIIGVDLDRDRERFAVSHGGVVTVGKGIWVG